A single genomic interval of Bacillus sp. es.036 harbors:
- a CDS encoding glycosyltransferase family 4 protein yields the protein MKKVSILTHSFLDAYNNQITKLYGGGLERYLYELCLILKEKEIDVEVHQLSFNESFETKLESTEIAGTIVYGYYCDDLDKIADIFEEMAKKASGSLIYASCIWHPIQYRPNSLGICHGINWDRIDLVIEAKDQVKENVQRAVTSLSKIVSVDSHFLSYCRSVCHYDDPEKIELIPNFVDTEKFVPGDAKAVEGGRLRVLFPRRISHERGILLMMAATDLLLQKFPQVEIMFAGEMIKETDICRVFQYWMKVHPNKDRIIHEVCSFEDMPDVYQKADIVVIPTVYSEGTSLSCLEALSAGLPVIATNVGGLNDIIVDGFNGYLITPTTNRLVATISELITNREKRSMIASHARETAKAFDRSIWQNSWRGVLEEYLQE from the coding sequence TTGAAAAAAGTTTCAATACTAACTCACAGTTTCCTGGATGCTTATAATAATCAAATTACGAAGCTATATGGGGGAGGGCTGGAACGTTACCTTTATGAACTATGCCTCATTCTTAAAGAGAAAGAAATCGATGTGGAGGTTCACCAGCTCTCCTTCAATGAATCTTTCGAAACCAAGTTAGAGAGTACAGAGATCGCAGGAACGATTGTGTATGGTTACTATTGTGATGATCTTGATAAAATTGCTGATATTTTTGAAGAGATGGCCAAAAAGGCATCTGGTTCACTTATTTATGCAAGTTGCATCTGGCATCCCATTCAATATCGTCCTAATAGTCTCGGTATTTGCCATGGAATAAATTGGGATAGGATAGACTTAGTGATTGAAGCAAAGGATCAGGTAAAAGAAAATGTCCAACGAGCCGTCACCTCGTTATCAAAAATTGTATCGGTTGATTCACACTTTCTAAGTTACTGTCGCTCTGTTTGTCATTATGATGATCCTGAAAAAATTGAGTTGATACCTAATTTTGTTGATACAGAGAAATTCGTACCAGGGGATGCGAAAGCTGTTGAAGGAGGGCGCTTACGCGTACTCTTTCCTAGAAGAATTAGTCATGAAAGAGGTATCCTCTTAATGATGGCTGCCACTGATCTATTGTTACAGAAATTTCCTCAAGTCGAAATCATGTTTGCTGGAGAGATGATTAAAGAGACTGATATTTGTAGAGTATTTCAATACTGGATGAAAGTACACCCGAACAAGGATCGGATTATACATGAAGTTTGTTCGTTTGAAGATATGCCAGATGTCTATCAAAAAGCTGACATTGTTGTGATTCCTACTGTTTATTCAGAAGGGACTTCTCTATCATGTTTAGAAGCATTAAGTGCCGGATTACCTGTTATCGCAACGAACGTGGGAGGACTTAATGACATTATTGTTGACGGCTTTAATGGATATCTCATCACTCCTACAACGAACCGACTAGTGGCAACGATTTCAGAATTAATAACAAATAGAGAAAAGCGGTCGATGATCGCTTCGCATGCTAGAGAAACGGCAAAGGCTTTTGATCGAAGCATTTGGCAAAATAGCTGGAGAGGTGTCCTAGAAGAGTATTTGCAGGAATAA
- the fabI gene encoding enoyl-ACP reductase FabI, translated as MNLSLENRTYVVMGVANKRSIAWGIAQALSSAGARLIFTYAGERLEKNVRDLAGTLDRDDSVILPCDITNDEEIEATFAQIKEEVGVIHGLAHCIAFAKTEELKGEYLETTREGFLLAHNISSYSLTAVSKAARPLMTEGGSILTMTYLGGERVVNNYNVMGVAKASLDASVKYLANDLGKDNIRVNAISAGPIRTLAAKGIGDFNSVIKEIEEKSPMRRTVTKEDVGNTALFLMSDLSGGITGEMIHVDSGYNIIAT; from the coding sequence ATGAACCTGTCTCTTGAGAACCGTACATATGTTGTGATGGGCGTTGCAAACAAACGAAGCATTGCCTGGGGGATTGCACAGGCATTAAGCAGTGCTGGTGCAAGATTGATCTTTACTTACGCAGGTGAGCGTCTAGAGAAAAACGTTCGCGATCTTGCAGGTACACTAGATCGTGATGATTCCGTCATTTTACCTTGTGATATTACAAATGATGAGGAAATTGAAGCTACATTTGCTCAAATTAAAGAAGAAGTCGGTGTGATTCACGGACTAGCTCACTGTATCGCATTCGCGAAAACAGAAGAATTAAAAGGGGAGTATCTTGAAACAACGCGTGAAGGATTCTTGCTAGCGCATAACATTAGCTCATATTCCCTAACTGCTGTATCAAAAGCAGCTCGTCCACTTATGACTGAAGGTGGAAGCATCCTTACGATGACATACCTTGGTGGCGAGCGTGTTGTAAATAACTACAACGTCATGGGCGTAGCAAAAGCATCGCTTGATGCAAGTGTGAAGTACCTTGCGAATGACCTTGGCAAAGACAACATCCGTGTTAATGCGATTTCAGCTGGTCCGATTCGTACGCTTGCGGCAAAAGGAATTGGCGACTTTAATTCTGTTATTAAAGAGATTGAAGAGAAATCTCCAATGCGTCGCACGGTAACGAAGGAAGACGTAGGAAACACAGCACTATTCTTAATGAGTGATCTTTCTGGAGGAATTACTGGTGAGATGATTCATGTGGATAGTGGGTATAACATTATTGCTACTTGA
- a CDS encoding monovalent cation:proton antiporter family protein: protein MEHGASVSSLVIVVVIAFVIPFILHRFRLNFLPVVVAEIIAGIFIGQSGFNLVQGDTWLDTLSTLGFIFLMFLSGLEIDFSVFANKKKKVKLPSGKFEPNRVLVSFIVFVLIFVVSYLLSLLFVVLGYTDNAFFMTLIISTISLGVVVPTLKDANIMKSSIGQTILLIAVIADLATMILLAIFVSLNSGGEGNMWLLLILFGAGILLYFLGAYFRHLSFIETMSKGTIQIGTRAVFTLIIVLVGISETVGAENILGAFLAGALVSLLSPNTELVQKLDSFGYGFLIPIFFVMVGVELDIWSLFQDPKVLILIPLLLIALFASKLVPVVVLRKWYDTKTVLGSGMLLTSTLSLVIAAAEIGERINIIDDQLSSALILVAIMSCILAPILFKKLMPKPEESSHAKKLAIIGANQITLPISLELDPANYETSIYHTKQEKVDSEKQSSHFKVIELSDYSIDTLKNSAVFDADILLISSGDDETNSDIAVFAKEYGTERVIARIELTEIADQLRELNIDVFSVFFSTKALLKALIESPGVVNIFTREENALYQINMNNVEYNGVPLRSFPYLGDTIIVRIFRGKDSIVPHGDTELRIGDRLIVTGSSESVDEVRTLLSY from the coding sequence ATGGAACACGGTGCATCCGTATCATCACTTGTTATCGTAGTCGTTATCGCATTTGTTATACCGTTTATCTTACACCGCTTCAGACTGAATTTCTTGCCGGTTGTAGTTGCTGAGATTATTGCTGGGATCTTCATTGGCCAAAGTGGGTTTAATTTAGTTCAGGGAGATACGTGGCTTGATACGTTATCAACGCTAGGCTTCATTTTTCTCATGTTTTTAAGTGGTCTTGAAATTGATTTTTCGGTTTTTGCGAATAAAAAGAAAAAAGTAAAGCTCCCGAGCGGTAAGTTTGAACCAAATCGTGTTCTTGTGTCGTTCATTGTATTTGTTCTTATTTTCGTTGTATCCTATCTCCTTTCATTACTGTTTGTTGTTCTTGGATACACCGACAATGCGTTCTTTATGACACTGATTATCTCCACCATCTCGCTTGGTGTTGTTGTGCCGACATTGAAGGATGCCAACATAATGAAAAGCAGTATCGGACAAACGATTCTTCTAATCGCCGTTATTGCCGATCTTGCTACCATGATTTTATTGGCCATTTTCGTTTCTCTGAATTCAGGTGGAGAAGGGAATATGTGGCTGCTTCTCATTCTTTTCGGAGCTGGGATTCTACTTTATTTCCTTGGCGCTTATTTCAGACATCTTTCCTTTATTGAAACGATGTCAAAAGGGACCATTCAAATCGGCACGAGAGCCGTATTTACGTTAATTATTGTATTGGTAGGGATTTCTGAAACAGTTGGTGCTGAAAACATTTTAGGTGCCTTCCTTGCAGGGGCACTCGTTTCGTTACTCTCTCCAAATACAGAACTTGTCCAAAAGCTTGATTCATTTGGATATGGTTTTCTAATCCCGATCTTTTTCGTTATGGTTGGGGTGGAGTTGGATATTTGGTCTCTATTCCAGGACCCGAAAGTCTTAATCTTAATTCCACTTCTATTAATTGCGCTTTTCGCTTCAAAGCTTGTGCCAGTAGTCGTTTTAAGGAAATGGTATGATACAAAAACGGTGCTTGGTTCAGGAATGCTACTCACATCAACACTTTCTCTCGTTATTGCGGCCGCAGAAATTGGGGAACGTATTAACATCATTGATGATCAACTGTCATCTGCATTAATTTTGGTTGCGATTATGAGCTGTATACTAGCACCAATTCTCTTCAAGAAATTAATGCCGAAACCAGAAGAAAGTTCACATGCAAAGAAGCTTGCGATTATTGGGGCGAACCAAATTACGTTACCGATCTCGCTTGAACTTGATCCTGCGAATTATGAAACATCCATTTATCATACGAAGCAGGAAAAAGTGGATTCTGAGAAGCAAAGTAGTCACTTTAAAGTCATCGAACTATCTGATTATAGTATCGATACGTTAAAGAACAGTGCGGTTTTTGATGCAGATATTCTTCTTATTTCTTCAGGAGATGATGAGACGAATTCAGACATCGCTGTATTTGCGAAAGAATATGGAACCGAGCGTGTCATTGCACGAATTGAGCTTACTGAAATAGCGGATCAGCTACGAGAGCTTAATATTGATGTGTTTTCAGTGTTCTTCTCCACAAAAGCACTGCTAAAAGCGCTCATCGAATCGCCAGGTGTTGTGAATATCTTTACTCGCGAAGAAAACGCGCTTTATCAAATTAACATGAACAATGTGGAATACAATGGCGTTCCACTGCGTAGCTTCCCGTATCTCGGGGATACGATCATCGTTCGTATTTTCCGCGGAAAAGATTCCATTGTCCCTCACGGCGATACAGAACTTCGAATCGGTGATCGCTTGATCGTAACAGGAAGTAGTGAGAGTGTCGACGAAGTGCGCACGCTGTTAAGCTACTAG
- a CDS encoding glycosyltransferase family 2 protein, protein MQPVRKTSENTLTALLQVRNEEGRYLNEVLSELSDYVDDMVIVDDASTDRTVEICQSFPKVKEIIPLPQSQFNREWELRSTLWREGCKYEPDWVLAIDADEVFESSFKTHVRDLINQDQFDWVSFRMYDFWGGRTHYREDEFWNLHRHHTMMLVRYLPDFPYYYIQQDHHVNRLPLSYGALTGYLSDIRVKHYGWAGDESDRKRKYDRYMSIDPEGKWGNLQHYKSILDPFPNLVEWEEGAT, encoded by the coding sequence ATGCAACCGGTTCGTAAAACATCTGAAAATACCCTAACAGCGCTTCTCCAAGTGCGTAATGAAGAAGGCCGCTATTTAAATGAAGTATTATCAGAGTTGAGCGATTATGTAGACGATATGGTCATAGTGGATGATGCAAGTACGGATCGAACAGTGGAAATATGCCAATCCTTTCCCAAGGTGAAGGAAATTATTCCACTTCCCCAAAGTCAATTTAACAGGGAATGGGAATTAAGAAGTACACTATGGCGTGAAGGCTGTAAATATGAACCAGATTGGGTTCTAGCGATTGATGCAGATGAGGTATTTGAATCTTCTTTCAAGACACACGTTCGTGATTTGATTAATCAAGATCAATTCGATTGGGTTAGTTTTCGAATGTATGATTTCTGGGGAGGTCGAACTCATTATCGTGAAGATGAATTCTGGAACTTGCACAGACACCATACGATGATGTTAGTTCGCTATTTACCTGATTTCCCTTACTACTATATACAGCAGGATCATCATGTGAATCGTTTACCCTTATCATATGGTGCTCTTACAGGGTATTTATCCGACATACGTGTGAAGCATTATGGTTGGGCAGGTGATGAATCGGATAGAAAGCGAAAATATGATCGATACATGAGTATTGACCCTGAAGGAAAGTGGGGAAACTTGCAACATTACAAATCTATACTTGATCCTTTCCCTAATTTGGTTGAATGGGAGGAGGGGGCTACTTGA
- a CDS encoding tetratricopeptide repeat protein has translation MSMVIHTMPVMLRNDRDLSMLNLCLESLSKSEDNPFIVMFNQGDYTNDKLREIVNKHLVNFYIMGDGENTGIPYARQACFEYIWKHYPHCSFITEIHPDMIFSPQWTLPLQAFLHNNPDEPCVSPGILTANGEWHPHQKGIQSVKIPDSLDMLISLLNEHIRPEIKEGFVHPVMHRSIDLKKVGGYIIEDLPGKQGYEDDYLLLSYYHILRLPKNWKPKADLRSCVFHYTMAQRMRLPGIVEESNKNLQGLIRRFGTMGLQELRGIQEIPVQNEVTSKKLVHFRDDEYGDLSDVSSIQGYSSIVVSRREETSQGNGFTYLPISMTKQLDPQCCIAIVNHPFWFKEVNQWSPKAIISYIPDSLLTNNSDHIDFYTNALCLKSDVIITDSEESFIKLSLNYPVVFCYSSSAYCDIHQSSIESPPSADQNTLLLEIIKCLEKDGIVSSQELSQLSYRKRKARIDELKMSLESEPHHEENLFLLAKYLYLSGDFSEAEHYFYQAFSRNVVFNRFDGLKKYYPWCSLVQARQGKTNSALNSHGILATTPELKAHYYQLIAIYDEQAYSFINAEICRVHGDSQYALKQYENVQFNLAKLIKYKLYRERMEFDRALDLLSEHKDELNIRKEKWLVLGEKEELMGDKSRAINYYLQAASHDEAVISKVLRIEAIDQFIRLL, from the coding sequence ATGTCAATGGTGATCCATACAATGCCTGTTATGCTACGTAACGATCGTGATCTATCAATGTTGAATTTATGTTTGGAGAGCTTGTCAAAATCAGAAGATAATCCTTTTATTGTTATGTTTAATCAAGGGGACTACACGAACGATAAGTTGAGGGAGATAGTGAATAAGCATTTGGTTAATTTCTATATTATGGGTGATGGAGAAAATACCGGTATCCCCTATGCTAGGCAAGCTTGCTTTGAGTATATATGGAAACATTACCCTCATTGCTCCTTTATTACCGAAATTCATCCAGACATGATCTTTTCTCCGCAATGGACGCTTCCTTTACAAGCATTCTTGCACAATAATCCTGATGAACCTTGTGTGTCTCCAGGAATACTAACAGCTAATGGCGAGTGGCATCCCCATCAGAAGGGGATACAAAGTGTAAAGATACCTGATTCGCTTGATATGTTAATCAGTCTATTAAATGAACATATTAGACCGGAAATAAAGGAAGGGTTTGTTCACCCAGTGATGCATCGTTCAATTGACCTTAAAAAAGTGGGCGGCTACATAATTGAAGATCTGCCTGGTAAACAAGGTTATGAAGATGATTATCTATTACTGTCTTACTATCATATACTGCGGTTACCAAAGAATTGGAAACCGAAAGCTGATCTTCGAAGCTGTGTTTTTCATTATACAATGGCTCAAAGGATGAGGTTACCCGGTATTGTAGAAGAGTCTAATAAGAATTTACAGGGTTTGATCCGTCGTTTTGGGACAATGGGGCTCCAGGAACTTAGAGGCATACAGGAAATTCCTGTTCAAAATGAAGTGACAAGTAAAAAACTTGTTCACTTTCGAGACGATGAGTATGGTGACCTAAGCGATGTTTCTAGCATACAGGGGTATTCTTCTATCGTGGTGTCAAGGAGAGAAGAAACTTCTCAGGGGAATGGATTCACATACCTTCCAATCTCAATGACAAAGCAACTTGATCCGCAATGTTGTATTGCGATCGTAAACCATCCATTTTGGTTCAAGGAAGTGAACCAATGGAGTCCGAAAGCCATCATCAGTTATATACCAGATTCGTTGCTTACGAATAATAGTGACCACATCGATTTTTATACGAATGCATTGTGCTTAAAATCAGATGTTATTATAACAGATTCAGAAGAGAGCTTTATTAAATTGTCATTAAACTATCCGGTTGTCTTTTGTTACTCGTCTTCAGCCTATTGCGATATCCATCAATCATCTATCGAATCGCCTCCTTCTGCAGATCAGAACACTTTATTATTAGAAATAATAAAGTGCCTAGAGAAAGATGGAATTGTCTCTTCTCAAGAACTTAGTCAATTGAGTTATAGGAAGAGGAAAGCTAGAATAGATGAATTAAAAATGTCTCTTGAATCAGAACCGCACCACGAAGAGAACCTTTTCTTACTGGCGAAGTATCTCTATTTGAGCGGTGACTTTTCTGAAGCTGAACATTACTTTTATCAGGCGTTTTCAAGAAATGTAGTATTTAACAGATTCGACGGATTAAAGAAATATTATCCATGGTGTTCTCTTGTTCAGGCTAGACAGGGAAAGACGAACTCTGCTCTTAATTCGCATGGAATACTTGCAACGACACCGGAATTAAAGGCACATTATTATCAGTTGATTGCTATATATGATGAACAAGCCTATTCATTTATTAACGCGGAGATTTGTCGAGTTCATGGTGACTCACAATATGCTTTGAAACAATATGAAAATGTTCAATTCAACTTAGCAAAGTTAATTAAATATAAGCTTTATAGAGAAAGAATGGAATTTGATCGAGCTTTGGATCTTTTATCAGAACACAAGGATGAGCTGAATATTAGAAAAGAGAAATGGCTAGTCCTTGGGGAGAAGGAAGAATTAATGGGAGACAAGAGCCGTGCAATTAATTATTATCTTCAAGCAGCCAGTCATGATGAAGCAGTAATAAGCAAGGTTCTTAGAATTGAAGCTATTGATCAATTTATCCGTTTGTTGTGA
- a CDS encoding FtsW/RodA/SpoVE family cell cycle protein, translating into MNNDNQTPWQQIDFTLLFFVFLLMCISTVAIYSAQASLPGELKNFNFAGRQLTWYFVGAFVLSLTLVIDFDRFRQLSWYLYGFGILLLILLAVSPEYIGSYQIAPIRNGAKSWFVLPGLGSVQPSEFMKIFLIIAIASASVSHHENHPSKTIQTDLILLAKIFGIAAAPLLIVMAQPDLGTAMVFTAIVVSITLVSGVRWRLLSLLSLIGVAGISTFVFIFFKFPAFFKAYLLDEYQLARFYGWLAPEEYADAGYQATKAILAIGSGKLEGKGYADGTVYFPEAHTDFIFAVIGEEFGFIGASITISIFFMLIYRMIHTALESNESFGSYLCAGVIGMLTFQVFQNIGMTIRILPITGIPLPFVSYGGSALLTYMIAVGLVLNVRSRTKTYMFE; encoded by the coding sequence ATGAACAATGACAATCAAACACCATGGCAACAAATAGATTTTACACTTTTGTTCTTTGTATTTCTTCTGATGTGTATTAGTACTGTTGCGATCTACAGTGCCCAGGCCTCACTCCCTGGAGAATTGAAAAACTTTAACTTTGCAGGAAGACAGCTTACATGGTATTTCGTTGGTGCTTTCGTACTTTCGCTCACACTGGTCATTGATTTTGATCGCTTTAGGCAGCTTTCCTGGTATCTCTACGGATTTGGAATTCTTCTTCTAATTTTACTAGCAGTAAGTCCAGAATATATTGGAAGTTATCAAATCGCGCCAATTCGAAATGGTGCCAAAAGCTGGTTCGTTCTTCCTGGTCTCGGAAGTGTGCAGCCATCTGAGTTTATGAAGATTTTTTTAATTATTGCCATTGCTTCAGCTTCTGTCTCGCATCATGAAAACCATCCATCAAAAACCATTCAGACAGATCTGATCCTTTTAGCGAAGATCTTCGGTATTGCCGCTGCTCCTCTGCTTATTGTTATGGCTCAACCTGACCTTGGTACAGCGATGGTATTTACAGCAATCGTTGTTAGCATTACGCTAGTATCCGGCGTACGTTGGAGACTTCTTTCTCTTTTAAGTTTAATAGGTGTAGCGGGTATTTCTACTTTCGTCTTTATTTTCTTCAAGTTTCCCGCATTCTTTAAAGCTTACTTACTTGATGAGTATCAACTAGCCCGATTCTACGGCTGGCTTGCTCCAGAAGAATATGCGGATGCTGGCTATCAAGCTACGAAAGCGATTCTAGCAATTGGGTCAGGTAAACTTGAAGGAAAAGGCTATGCAGATGGTACTGTTTACTTTCCTGAAGCACACACTGACTTTATTTTTGCCGTTATCGGAGAAGAATTTGGTTTCATTGGTGCAAGCATTACGATTTCGATTTTCTTCATGCTCATTTATCGCATGATTCATACCGCTCTTGAAAGCAATGAATCATTCGGAAGCTACCTTTGTGCTGGTGTCATCGGAATGCTTACTTTCCAGGTATTTCAAAACATTGGAATGACGATTCGAATCTTACCGATCACCGGAATTCCACTACCTTTTGTCAGCTACGGAGGAAGTGCCCTTTTAACCTACATGATTGCAGTTGGTCTTGTCTTAAACGTTCGCTCTCGAACTAAAACGTATATGTTTGAATAA
- the mgtE gene encoding magnesium transporter: MAYQEQETQALYDALIRHLDQEEIDAFRELFLDIHPYEQSQFFLTVSEHIRLLVYTYLSPREMAEIFQNFDIEEQEEYISEMEPAYAAKMLAEMYADDAVDVLNELNPEQIASYLTIMDDDAADEIKELLHYEEKTAGSIMTTEFVSIRAHQTVKRAMQILRQEAPEAETIYYIFVLDEQKTLVGVISLRDLIIAEEDTLIEEIMNERVVSISVGEDQEEAARIMRDYDFLALPVLDFQNHLLGIITHDDIVDVIEEEASEDYSKLAAISDDGSFDRNPFSSAKKRLPWLIILLFLGMMTASLIGQFEVTLDKVPLLAVFIPLIAGMAGNTGTQALAVVVRGLATGDFEENSKWTLIVREAGTGLITGATSGVLVTIIIFLWKGTFLLGLLVGFSLLFTLIVATLAGALVPLLMHKLNIDPAVASGPFITTINDIISILIYFGMATAFMSQLV, from the coding sequence GTGGCTTACCAGGAGCAAGAGACGCAGGCTTTATACGACGCACTCATACGTCACTTAGATCAAGAAGAAATAGACGCATTTCGTGAGTTATTTCTCGACATTCACCCATATGAACAATCGCAGTTCTTTTTAACAGTATCAGAACATATTAGGCTACTCGTGTACACCTATTTATCACCACGAGAGATGGCAGAAATCTTCCAGAACTTCGATATTGAAGAACAAGAAGAATATATTTCAGAGATGGAGCCGGCTTATGCGGCGAAGATGCTTGCTGAGATGTACGCCGATGATGCCGTTGACGTATTAAATGAGTTAAATCCAGAACAGATTGCAAGCTACTTAACCATCATGGATGATGATGCAGCGGATGAAATTAAAGAGCTGCTTCACTATGAAGAAAAGACAGCCGGTAGTATTATGACGACCGAATTTGTATCAATCCGCGCACACCAAACGGTAAAGCGAGCGATGCAAATCTTAAGGCAGGAAGCGCCAGAAGCAGAAACAATCTATTATATCTTCGTATTAGATGAACAAAAAACGCTCGTCGGCGTTATTTCTTTGCGAGATTTAATTATTGCAGAAGAAGATACGTTAATTGAAGAAATCATGAATGAACGAGTTGTTTCAATTTCGGTTGGCGAGGATCAGGAAGAAGCCGCGAGAATTATGCGAGATTATGACTTTCTAGCTCTTCCGGTTCTTGATTTTCAAAACCATTTACTCGGGATTATCACACACGATGATATCGTTGATGTAATCGAAGAAGAAGCATCAGAGGATTATTCAAAACTCGCTGCGATTTCAGATGACGGTTCATTTGATCGCAATCCGTTTTCTTCAGCAAAAAAGAGACTTCCCTGGCTGATTATCCTTCTGTTTCTAGGGATGATGACAGCGAGTTTAATTGGTCAATTTGAAGTAACGCTCGATAAGGTGCCACTTCTTGCGGTCTTTATCCCTCTAATAGCCGGGATGGCAGGGAATACGGGGACGCAGGCCCTTGCGGTTGTTGTTAGGGGACTTGCAACGGGAGATTTTGAAGAGAATAGTAAGTGGACCTTAATTGTGCGAGAAGCAGGAACTGGTCTCATTACAGGCGCAACCTCTGGTGTTCTTGTAACGATTATTATTTTTTTGTGGAAAGGAACCTTTTTACTTGGCTTATTGGTTGGCTTTTCGTTATTATTTACGTTGATTGTCGCAACACTCGCTGGTGCACTTGTCCCATTATTAATGCATAAGCTTAACATAGACCCTGCTGTTGCTTCAGGGCCATTCATCACGACGATTAACGACATTATCAGTATACTTATTTATTTTGGAATGGCGACTGCATTTATGAGCCAGCTTGTTTAG